Part of the Citrobacter sp. Marseille-Q6884 genome, AGGTCGTTTCATGCTCTGGTAAACGGCTGGGCTGCACCGACTTGATCGAACCATCCGGCAGTGCAAACCACACTCTCAGCCCCTGTCCCCGATCGAGTGCTACCCCAATATCCCCGTTAAACAACCCCAACGAACTGTCATTACGCGCAATCATCACCGGCCGCCCCTCATACCAACGGGTATGGGCGAAACGGTGAATTTTACGTTTTTGCACCATTGTCTGTTCAATGCGTTCATTCAATCCGCTGACGCCGAATGGACCTTCACGCAGCGCACACAACAGTTGATATTCATTGAATGCCTGAATAATGACATCCGGCTCCGCACGTTCACGCAGCAAGTCCAGATAGCGACCATAGCCCGCCAGTGCGTCGTCCAGCATGGCAGCGTAATCTTCGCCGCTGTGCAGTGTGCGTTTTTCGATATCGCTAAATCCCTGCTGGAAAACCGCTTTTATCCCGGCTTTATCACCCCGATTAATGGCCGATGCCAGTTGGCCAATACCGGAATCACTGCCAAAACGGTAGCTCTTTTGCAGCAAGCAGAGGCTGTCTCGCAGCGAAGCCGCCTGGGTACCCACGCCAGCCGGAATGCTACTCCCGGTCAACCGACTCAGTTGTCTGGCGCGTTCCGGGGTAAATCCGGCATTCACAAAGGCACAAATATCCCCCAGCACCGCCCCCGCCTCAACGGAAGCCAACTGGTCACGATCGCCCAGGAAAATGACCCGCCCGTGCGGCGGTAGTGCGTCGATTAAGCGCGACATCATCGGCAAGTCAATCATCGACGCTTCATCCACCACCAGCACATCAAGGTGCAGTGGATTGCCCGCATGGTGGCGCAGACGCTGGCTACCCGGTTGCGCACCCAATAATCGGTGCAACGTGCTGGCATCATCGGGAATACGTTTCTTCTGCTCATCGGTCAGCGGGAGTTCACGTAGC contains:
- the recD gene encoding exodeoxyribonuclease V subunit alpha; the protein is MTIQKRLLEAVEQKQLRPLDAQFALAVAGNDNPAVTLAAALLSRETGEGHVCLPLSRLSLREDAHPLLSAWLKEEGEPEDWAECLLASGAVSRGERPTPLVLHDDRLYLNRMWNNERTVARFFSEVNQAIELDEVRLAHTLESLFPQTEDVNWQKVAAAVALTRRISVISGGPGTGKTTTVARLLAALIQMADGERCRIRLAAPTGKAAARLTASLGAALRELPLTDEQKKRIPDDASTLHRLLGAQPGSQRLRHHAGNPLHLDVLVVDEASMIDLPMMSRLIDALPPHGRVIFLGDRDQLASVEAGAVLGDICAFVNAGFTPERARQLSRLTGSSIPAGVGTQAASLRDSLCLLQKSYRFGSDSGIGQLASAINRGDKAGIKAVFQQGFSDIEKRTLHSGEDYAAMLDDALAGYGRYLDLLRERAEPDVIIQAFNEYQLLCALREGPFGVSGLNERIEQTMVQKRKIHRFAHTRWYEGRPVMIARNDSSLGLFNGDIGVALDRGQGLRVWFALPDGSIKSVQPSRLPEHETTWAMTVHKSQGSEFDHAALILPTQHSPVVTRELVYTAVTRARRRLSLYADERILSGAVVTRTERRSGLSALFNEGVAG